One segment of Leeia aquatica DNA contains the following:
- the gnd gene encoding phosphogluconate dehydrogenase (NAD(+)-dependent, decarboxylating), with product MSPTPSAVALIGLGKMGANMARRLARGGVTVHGYDTAAETRQALSAEYAQITAHDSLVSAISALPQPRLVWLMLPAGEISEQTLNTILPLLSAGDVVIDGANAYYKDSQARAARLRALGIGFVDAGVSGGVWGGDNGYTIMLGGHEADIARVRPLVEVLAPAADRGWLHCGPNGAGHYVKMVHNGIEYGMMQAFAEGFALMEAKQDLNLDLAAVSEVWRHGSVIRSWLLDLTADTLQQDTTLSDIQPKVPDSGEGRWTVLEAVELGVPAPVISNALFMRFASQGKHDYASKLLAMMRKAFGGHAVGKA from the coding sequence ATGTCTCCTACCCCCTCTGCCGTCGCCCTGATCGGGCTGGGCAAAATGGGCGCCAACATGGCACGCCGTCTGGCGCGCGGTGGCGTCACCGTTCATGGCTATGATACGGCTGCCGAGACCCGGCAGGCGTTAAGCGCCGAGTATGCACAGATCACGGCCCATGACAGCCTGGTCTCCGCCATTTCGGCATTGCCGCAGCCGCGTCTGGTATGGCTGATGCTGCCAGCCGGCGAGATTTCCGAGCAAACCCTCAACACCATCCTGCCGCTGCTCTCCGCCGGGGACGTGGTGATTGATGGTGCCAATGCCTATTACAAGGACAGCCAGGCCCGTGCTGCACGCCTGCGCGCGCTGGGCATCGGCTTCGTCGATGCCGGGGTATCTGGCGGCGTCTGGGGTGGCGACAATGGCTACACCATCATGCTGGGCGGCCATGAAGCCGACATCGCCCGCGTGCGCCCGCTGGTGGAAGTGCTGGCCCCGGCAGCAGACCGCGGCTGGCTGCATTGTGGCCCGAACGGTGCTGGCCACTACGTGAAGATGGTGCATAACGGTATCGAGTACGGCATGATGCAGGCCTTTGCCGAAGGCTTCGCCCTGATGGAAGCCAAGCAGGACCTGAACCTCGATCTGGCAGCCGTAAGCGAAGTCTGGCGGCACGGCAGCGTGATCCGCTCCTGGCTGCTGGACCTGACCGCCGACACCTTGCAGCAGGACACCACGCTGAGCGACATCCAGCCCAAGGTGCCGGATTCCGGTGAAGGCCGCTGGACGGTACTGGAAGCGGTCGAGCTGGGTGTGCCCGCGCCGGTGATCAGCAATGCACTGTTCATGCGCTTTGCCAGCCAGGGCAAACACGATTACGCCAGCAAACTGCTGGCGATGATGCGCAAGGCGTTTGGCGGCCACGCCGTCGGCAAGGCCTGA
- a CDS encoding TMEM175 family protein encodes MNKNRLEAFSDGVLAIILTIMVLEMKVPHGADWAMLQPVLPVFFSYVLSFVYIGIYWNNHHHLLHAVKRVNGPVLWANLHLLFWLSLLPFVTGWMGENHFAPVPTTLYGVVLLASGGAYNLLARCLIRTQGEGSVLARAMQRDRKGWLSLGAYLLAIILSFVAHWLSQLLYVAVALMWLVPERRIERVLKEDCEAGEQ; translated from the coding sequence ATGAACAAGAACCGGCTGGAAGCATTCAGTGATGGGGTACTGGCCATCATCCTGACCATCATGGTGCTGGAGATGAAGGTGCCGCACGGCGCAGACTGGGCGATGCTGCAGCCAGTGTTGCCGGTGTTTTTCAGCTATGTGCTGAGCTTTGTCTATATCGGCATCTACTGGAACAACCACCATCACCTGCTGCATGCGGTCAAGCGGGTGAATGGACCGGTGCTTTGGGCCAATCTGCACCTGCTGTTCTGGCTGTCCTTGCTACCCTTTGTCACCGGCTGGATGGGGGAGAACCACTTTGCGCCGGTGCCGACTACCCTTTATGGCGTGGTGCTGCTGGCCTCAGGCGGGGCCTATAACCTGCTGGCCCGCTGCCTGATCCGTACCCAAGGCGAAGGGTCAGTGCTGGCGCGCGCCATGCAGCGTGACCGCAAGGGCTGGCTGTCGCTGGGGGCCTACCTGTTGGCGATCATCCTGTCGTTTGTCGCCCACTGGCTGTCGCAACTGCTGTATGTTGCGGTGGCGCTGATGTGGCTGGTGCCGGAGCGACGGATTGAGCGGGTGCTCAAGGAAGATTGCGAAGCCGGTGAGCAGTAA
- a CDS encoding Gfo/Idh/MocA family protein, producing the protein MNVFDTITDRKIRFALVGCGRIAANHFGALETHADRAELTDVCDVDPQALAAAVARTGARGHSTLDALLRETQADIIILTTPSGLHPMQSMACSQAGFHVMTEKPMATRWEDGQAMVKAADQAGKRLFVVKQNRRNATLQLLKQAVSEKRFGRIYMVNVNVFWTRPQSYYDSHAWRGTWEFDGGAFMNQASHYVDLLDWLVGPVESVQAYTATLARNIEVEDTGAVSLRWRSGALGSMNVTMLTYPKNLEGSITILGETGSVKIGGVAVNEIQHWEFATPHPMDERIHDASYATTSVYGFGHPLYYDNVIKVMRGEAAPETDGREGLKSLELLIAMYLSARDGRRISLPLDY; encoded by the coding sequence ATGAACGTTTTCGACACCATCACTGACCGCAAGATCCGCTTTGCCTTGGTCGGCTGCGGCCGCATTGCTGCTAATCATTTCGGCGCGCTGGAAACCCACGCGGACCGGGCTGAGCTGACCGATGTCTGTGATGTCGACCCACAGGCGCTGGCTGCCGCCGTTGCCCGTACCGGTGCGCGTGGCCACAGCACGCTGGATGCCCTGTTGCGGGAAACCCAGGCGGACATCATCATCCTCACCACCCCGTCTGGCCTGCACCCGATGCAAAGTATGGCCTGCTCACAAGCTGGCTTCCATGTGATGACCGAAAAGCCGATGGCCACCCGCTGGGAAGACGGTCAGGCCATGGTCAAGGCGGCCGATCAGGCCGGCAAACGCCTGTTTGTGGTCAAGCAGAACCGCCGCAACGCGACGCTGCAACTGCTGAAGCAGGCAGTGAGCGAAAAGCGCTTTGGCCGTATTTACATGGTCAACGTCAACGTGTTCTGGACCCGCCCGCAGTCTTACTATGATTCGCATGCCTGGCGCGGCACCTGGGAGTTTGACGGCGGTGCGTTCATGAACCAGGCCAGTCACTATGTCGACCTGCTGGACTGGCTGGTCGGCCCGGTGGAGAGCGTGCAAGCCTATACAGCCACCCTGGCCCGCAACATCGAGGTGGAAGACACGGGTGCCGTCAGCCTGCGCTGGCGCTCCGGTGCCCTGGGCAGCATGAACGTCACCATGCTGACCTATCCGAAGAATCTGGAAGGCTCCATTACCATTCTCGGCGAGACCGGCTCGGTGAAGATCGGCGGTGTCGCCGTCAACGAGATCCAGCATTGGGAGTTTGCCACACCCCACCCGATGGACGAGCGCATTCACGATGCCAGCTACGCCACCACCAGCGTCTACGGCTTTGGTCACCCGCTGTACTACGATAACGTGATCAAGGTGATGCGTGGCGAAGCGGCCCCGGAGACCGATGGCCGCGAAGGCCTGAAGTCGCTCGAGCTGTTGATTGCCATGTACCTGTCGGCCCGCGACGGGCGCCGCATCAGCCTGCCGCTGGACTACTGA
- a CDS encoding DUF4350 domain-containing protein: MKYLAAAIIGLLILVGGIYFYQHLEEHTEWIYHPPAEDTVRKDYLAADRVLTRLERPPVWISTLPELRQLPRHSVLMLLDQNDPDTRQVEALQHWVRQGGHLIIGYEDLRGETTLLSAFGLSLTDITHEENNAPQDAGKDQMIHNPGERLLGPAPLGELSWEPQAGQALSPETPGTHWGNEDDLLLVDMPVGQGHLTALPTTRLFKYNAQYSAQNEGYNFWGSLDRQQHATLLYQLTRLHYPEGTLALLPDLRDPSLWGWLVRNAHRVLWVFLAWLLIWLWRIIPRVGTLLPEAPRARRSLLEHLSASGRYLWQRRGHAILLDAIRHRIQQRLRRRHPHLAVLHGQSQLVAIAEQTGLPLSQLQTALIGLPSQRHELLQALQTLQRLYRRL, encoded by the coding sequence ATGAAATACCTTGCTGCAGCAATAATCGGACTGTTGATACTGGTGGGCGGAATCTATTTCTACCAGCACCTGGAAGAGCACACCGAGTGGATCTACCACCCTCCGGCAGAGGATACGGTCCGCAAGGACTATCTGGCCGCCGATCGGGTATTGACCCGGCTGGAGCGCCCTCCCGTGTGGATCAGCACCTTGCCGGAGCTGCGTCAGCTGCCGCGCCACAGTGTCTTGATGCTGCTGGATCAGAACGATCCGGATACCCGGCAGGTGGAGGCCTTGCAGCACTGGGTGCGGCAAGGCGGTCATCTGATCATCGGCTATGAGGATTTGCGAGGGGAAACCACCCTGCTGAGCGCCTTTGGGCTCAGCCTCACTGACATTACCCACGAAGAAAACAATGCACCGCAAGACGCCGGCAAAGACCAGATGATTCACAATCCCGGTGAGCGCCTGCTGGGGCCCGCGCCTTTGGGCGAGCTGTCCTGGGAGCCACAAGCTGGCCAAGCCCTGTCGCCCGAGACGCCAGGCACCCATTGGGGCAATGAGGATGACCTCCTGCTGGTTGACATGCCGGTGGGTCAAGGCCACCTGACCGCGCTGCCCACAACCCGATTGTTCAAGTACAACGCGCAATACAGCGCTCAGAATGAAGGGTACAACTTCTGGGGCAGTTTGGACCGGCAGCAGCACGCCACCCTGCTCTATCAGCTGACCCGCCTGCACTACCCGGAGGGGACACTGGCACTGCTGCCGGACCTGCGCGATCCGTCGCTATGGGGCTGGCTGGTGCGCAATGCCCATCGCGTGTTGTGGGTGTTTCTGGCCTGGCTGCTGATCTGGCTGTGGCGCATCATCCCGCGGGTCGGTACCCTGCTGCCGGAAGCGCCGCGTGCACGCCGCAGCCTGCTGGAGCACTTGTCCGCCAGTGGTCGCTACCTGTGGCAGCGGCGTGGTCATGCCATTCTGCTGGACGCCATTCGCCATCGCATCCAGCAACGCCTGCGTCGCCGCCATCCACACCTGGCTGTCCTGCACGGTCAAAGCCAGCTGGTGGCCATTGCCGAGCAAACCGGCCTGCCGCTGAGCCAGCTACAAACCGCCCTGATCGGCCTGCCGTCGCAGCGCCACGAGCTGCTGCAAGCCTTGCAAACCCTGCAGCGCCTCTACCGGCGCCTCTGA
- a CDS encoding DUF4129 domain-containing protein, whose amino-acid sequence MQLERFRLALRPRGGWETVDLGMSMVRQWWKPLYGVWLLGWLPFSLLVYAMAWSLEWEPIWAFLLLWWLKPMLSRPLLAVLSGAVFDQPPTLGHVLRRWPWLLWHSGLLGALLFRRLSSARTVFLPVWQLEGQRGRAARQRSNLLGRTTRAHASSMALALNHMALFMALGLFMLVALFVPSAEAWRMPWDPLKDMLEGMSATVGAWLFPLLMSLLDSLLEPYFVAGGFSLYLQRRTVLEGWDLEIAFRRIGQRLQQWLKHAGPTLLLLLVCSLAMPQFSHAAAEPQEELVKVLDQADIKGKHEAIQSWQFVPDRNNEEKEEHIEPQRDPQYQNNLNFGAEGFRTLVWVIFGVALAFLLYYAVRHWRPGNTQKMQGQAPEVLFGLDVRPESLPDDLPSAARKLIEQGQIQAALSLLYRGALVHWLRVGLEIEPGDTEGDCIRRVRQLGSSDSNQYFAGLVAHWQQLTYAHRLTPAAEAMQLCEQWALHFSIRRSEV is encoded by the coding sequence GTGCAGCTTGAGCGCTTCCGTCTGGCCTTGCGACCGCGTGGTGGCTGGGAAACCGTGGACCTTGGCATGAGCATGGTACGGCAGTGGTGGAAACCGCTGTACGGTGTCTGGCTGCTGGGCTGGCTGCCCTTCAGCCTGCTGGTCTATGCCATGGCCTGGTCGCTGGAATGGGAGCCGATCTGGGCTTTTCTGCTGCTGTGGTGGCTTAAGCCCATGCTGTCTCGCCCCTTGCTGGCGGTACTGTCCGGGGCGGTGTTTGACCAGCCGCCCACGCTCGGGCACGTGCTGCGCCGCTGGCCCTGGCTGCTCTGGCATTCCGGTTTGCTGGGCGCACTGCTGTTCCGTCGCCTTAGCAGCGCACGCACCGTGTTCCTGCCGGTGTGGCAACTGGAGGGTCAACGTGGCCGTGCTGCGCGTCAGCGCAGCAATCTGCTGGGGCGCACCACCCGTGCCCATGCCTCCTCCATGGCGCTGGCCTTGAATCATATGGCGCTGTTCATGGCATTGGGCCTGTTCATGCTGGTGGCCCTGTTTGTCCCTTCCGCCGAAGCCTGGCGCATGCCATGGGACCCGCTGAAAGACATGCTGGAAGGGATGTCTGCCACCGTAGGGGCCTGGCTGTTCCCCCTGCTGATGAGCCTGCTCGACAGCTTGCTGGAGCCCTATTTTGTCGCTGGCGGCTTCAGCCTCTATCTGCAGCGTCGTACGGTGCTGGAGGGCTGGGATCTTGAGATTGCGTTCCGCCGCATCGGACAGCGGCTGCAGCAGTGGCTCAAGCATGCCGGGCCGACCTTGTTACTGCTGCTGGTGTGCAGCCTCGCAATGCCGCAGTTCAGCCATGCCGCGGCAGAACCCCAGGAGGAACTCGTCAAGGTACTGGACCAGGCCGACATCAAAGGCAAGCATGAAGCCATCCAGTCCTGGCAGTTTGTACCTGACCGGAATAACGAGGAAAAAGAAGAGCACATAGAGCCTCAGCGCGACCCACAATACCAGAACAATCTCAACTTTGGCGCAGAGGGCTTCCGCACCCTGGTGTGGGTCATCTTCGGTGTGGCACTGGCCTTCCTGCTCTACTACGCCGTCCGTCACTGGCGACCGGGCAACACGCAAAAAATGCAGGGGCAGGCCCCGGAGGTCTTGTTTGGGCTGGATGTTCGTCCGGAAAGCTTGCCGGATGACTTGCCCAGCGCTGCTCGCAAGCTGATTGAACAAGGACAGATTCAGGCGGCGCTCAGCCTGCTGTACCGGGGTGCCTTGGTGCACTGGCTGCGGGTCGGGCTGGAAATCGAGCCCGGCGACACCGAGGGCGACTGCATTCGCCGCGTACGCCAGCTGGGCAGCAGTGACAGCAATCAGTACTTTGCCGGTCTGGTCGCCCATTGGCAGCAGTTGACCTATGCCCACCGCCTCACCCCGGCGGCAGAGGCCATGCAGCTGTGCGAGCAGTGGGCGCTACATTTCAGCATCCGGCGCAGCGAGGTCTAA
- a CDS encoding stage II sporulation protein M, whose translation MKQADFERYHRNRWLAFALWLDFQRPKKGQDGQRQAPFPLTELPDRYRELCQHLALARDRHYTSQLVDELHRLVQGGHMQLYGSRSGQGFNFFRFMAQDFPRLVRQEWPFTVTGLLLFFVPLFGLIIAMQWYPGLADYLIPQMTQAQMEHMYRPGNEVTGFTREAPDDILMWGYYIYHNISIDFQCFAGGILFGLGALFYTVYNGVIIGAIAGYLTHKGYIVTFWSFVAGHSSFELIGAALAGAAGLELGYALVAPGPYSRLHALKRRAQIAVRLLGGAATLTFIAAFIEGFWSPQTFIPPMVKYVFGGSMWLLLSLWLLLGGRRAA comes from the coding sequence ATGAAACAGGCGGATTTTGAGCGCTACCATCGTAACCGCTGGCTGGCGTTTGCTTTGTGGCTGGACTTCCAACGCCCCAAAAAGGGACAAGATGGCCAGCGGCAGGCCCCTTTCCCCTTGACCGAACTGCCAGACCGTTATCGCGAGCTGTGCCAGCATCTGGCCCTGGCGCGCGACCGTCATTACACCAGCCAGCTGGTGGATGAACTACACCGTCTGGTACAAGGCGGCCATATGCAGCTGTATGGCAGCCGTAGCGGACAAGGTTTCAATTTCTTCCGCTTCATGGCGCAGGATTTTCCGCGTCTGGTACGGCAAGAGTGGCCGTTTACCGTCACCGGCCTGCTGCTGTTTTTTGTGCCCTTGTTTGGTCTGATCATTGCCATGCAATGGTATCCGGGGCTGGCAGATTACCTGATTCCGCAGATGACCCAGGCGCAGATGGAGCATATGTATCGGCCCGGCAATGAAGTGACCGGCTTCACACGAGAAGCGCCGGATGACATCCTGATGTGGGGCTACTACATCTACCACAACATCTCGATCGACTTTCAGTGTTTTGCTGGCGGCATCCTGTTCGGCCTGGGTGCGCTTTTTTATACCGTCTATAACGGCGTCATCATCGGCGCCATTGCCGGCTACTTGACCCACAAGGGCTATATTGTGACCTTCTGGAGCTTTGTGGCCGGGCACAGCAGCTTTGAACTGATCGGCGCGGCACTGGCCGGGGCTGCCGGGCTGGAGCTGGGCTATGCGCTGGTTGCACCAGGCCCTTACAGCCGCCTGCACGCCCTCAAGCGACGCGCGCAAATAGCGGTACGCCTGCTGGGTGGCGCAGCCACCCTCACTTTCATTGCCGCCTTCATCGAGGGTTTCTGGTCGCCACAGACCTTTATCCCACCGATGGTCAAATACGTATTTGGTGGCAGCATGTGGCTCTTGCTCAGCCTCTGGTTATTGCTGGGAGGCCGCCGTGCAGCTTGA
- a CDS encoding DUF58 domain-containing protein, with translation MLIPSRTLVWGMVGLLAAAITVSAWSILQPFWWPFCGLLAAITLFDLLWLMWEGKAVEVQRLVPGSLPVGLLHAVKLHVSHRLRRMGRVQLFDQHPPSFLPQNLPLDLRIPPGRFAEVSYQVQPLERGEHPFGRCAVRLTSPLRLWQRQFLAGTAETVKVYPNFAAIVRYALLATDNRLSQIGVLQRRRRGEGMDFRQLREYREGDTQRQVDWKATSRMNKLISREYQDERDQQVVFMLDCGRRMLARDGELSHFDHTLNAMLLLAYVALRQGDAVGLTTFATDQPRYFAPRKSDATVNTLLNSVFDLQPSLRSPDYYQAAVDLITRLRKRSLVVILSNLRDEDDSTLAPALALLRKRHLVLFVSLREQSLEQTLQQPITTLEEGLTYAATGLFLNQREAMMRKLGSGGVLTLDTEPQHLAIELVNQYLELKKSARL, from the coding sequence GTGCTGATCCCATCACGCACGCTGGTCTGGGGCATGGTCGGCCTGCTGGCTGCGGCCATCACCGTATCCGCCTGGTCCATACTGCAACCCTTCTGGTGGCCGTTCTGCGGCCTGCTGGCCGCCATCACGCTGTTCGACCTGCTGTGGCTGATGTGGGAAGGCAAGGCGGTCGAGGTACAGCGGCTGGTGCCCGGTTCCCTGCCGGTCGGTCTGCTGCATGCTGTGAAACTGCATGTCAGCCACCGCTTGCGTCGCATGGGTCGTGTGCAGTTGTTCGACCAGCACCCGCCCTCCTTCCTGCCTCAAAACCTGCCGCTGGACCTGCGTATTCCGCCAGGACGCTTTGCCGAAGTGTCCTATCAGGTGCAACCACTGGAGCGGGGTGAGCATCCATTTGGCCGCTGTGCGGTTCGCCTGACTTCACCGCTGCGTCTGTGGCAACGGCAGTTTCTGGCAGGCACGGCAGAGACGGTCAAGGTCTACCCGAATTTTGCCGCCATTGTGCGCTACGCCCTGCTCGCCACCGACAACCGTCTGAGCCAGATTGGGGTACTGCAACGCCGCCGCCGCGGTGAGGGGATGGATTTCCGTCAGTTGCGCGAATATCGCGAAGGCGACACCCAGCGTCAGGTGGACTGGAAAGCCACCAGCCGCATGAACAAGTTGATTTCGCGCGAGTATCAGGACGAACGGGACCAGCAAGTGGTGTTCATGCTGGACTGTGGCCGCCGCATGCTGGCACGGGATGGCGAGCTGTCCCACTTCGACCACACCCTGAACGCGATGCTGCTGCTGGCCTATGTGGCTTTGCGTCAGGGCGATGCGGTCGGACTGACGACCTTTGCCACGGATCAGCCACGCTACTTTGCCCCGCGCAAATCCGATGCCACCGTCAACACCCTGCTCAACAGCGTGTTTGACCTGCAGCCCAGCCTGCGCTCACCGGATTACTACCAGGCTGCGGTCGACCTGATCACCCGTTTGCGCAAACGCTCACTGGTGGTCATCCTCAGCAATCTGCGTGATGAGGACGACAGCACGCTGGCACCCGCCTTGGCCTTGCTGCGCAAGCGCCATCTGGTGCTGTTTGTCAGCCTGCGCGAACAGAGTCTGGAGCAAACCCTGCAACAACCGATCACCACGCTGGAAGAAGGGCTGACCTATGCGGCCACCGGCCTGTTCCTCAACCAGCGCGAGGCCATGATGCGCAAGCTCGGCAGTGGCGGTGTACTGACGCTGGACACCGAACCGCAGCATCTGGCCATCGAGCTGGTCAACCAGTATCTGGAGCTGAAGAAGAGCGCGCGGCTCTAG
- a CDS encoding AAA family ATPase, whose translation MPSLDTSSLPQDKLEQAITIVNSMRQEMARAVVGQGAIIDEVLITLLAGGHLLLEGVPGLGKTLLVKSLARTFAGDFRRIQFTPDLMPADVTGHTLYDPSNGQFTTRKGPVFTNLLLADEINRAPAKTQAALLEVMQEQQVTIEGEGHTLPPPFMVLATQNPLEQEGTYPLPEAQLDRFLLKTLIDYPSEQEEQAMIRQVTLGSVGDQLTVSQVNAVVKPATVQALQQLTANLTVDDRVLDYAVRIVRATRNQPGVASGAGPRGGISLVRAARAAALLQGRGFVLPDDIKLVALPALRHRIALAPELEIEGQTTDSVLRAMLSQIEAPRL comes from the coding sequence ATGCCCAGCCTTGACACCTCATCCTTGCCCCAGGACAAACTGGAACAAGCCATCACCATCGTCAACAGCATGCGCCAGGAAATGGCGCGCGCGGTGGTCGGGCAAGGTGCCATCATTGACGAAGTGCTGATCACCCTGCTGGCCGGGGGTCACCTGTTGCTGGAAGGGGTGCCGGGGCTGGGCAAGACCTTGCTGGTCAAATCGCTGGCACGCACCTTTGCCGGCGACTTCCGCCGCATCCAGTTCACGCCGGACCTGATGCCGGCCGACGTGACCGGCCACACCCTGTATGACCCCTCCAACGGGCAATTCACCACCCGCAAGGGGCCGGTCTTTACCAACCTGCTGCTGGCAGACGAAATCAACCGCGCCCCCGCCAAGACTCAGGCCGCCCTGCTGGAAGTGATGCAGGAGCAACAAGTGACTATCGAAGGAGAAGGCCACACCCTGCCGCCGCCTTTCATGGTGCTCGCCACACAGAACCCCTTGGAGCAGGAAGGCACCTACCCGCTGCCGGAAGCCCAGCTGGACCGTTTCCTGCTGAAAACCCTGATCGACTATCCGTCCGAGCAGGAAGAGCAGGCCATGATCCGGCAAGTGACGCTGGGCTCAGTGGGTGACCAGCTGACCGTCAGCCAGGTCAATGCCGTGGTGAAACCGGCCACCGTACAAGCCCTGCAGCAATTGACCGCAAACCTGACGGTGGACGACCGCGTGCTGGACTACGCGGTGCGCATCGTACGCGCCACCCGCAATCAGCCTGGCGTTGCCAGTGGCGCCGGGCCGCGTGGCGGCATCTCGCTGGTGCGCGCCGCGCGCGCGGCAGCCCTGCTGCAAGGCCGCGGTTTCGTTCTGCCGGACGACATCAAGCTGGTGGCCCTGCCCGCCTTGCGCCACCGCATTGCGCTGGCCCCGGAGCTGGAAATCGAAGGGCAAACTACCGACAGCGTGCTGCGTGCCATGCTGAGCCAGATCGAGGCACCGCGCCTGTGA